The Pieris napi chromosome 20, ilPieNapi1.2, whole genome shotgun sequence genome segment TCTGTGCCTACTCCTCTGAAAAAGGCATTACATAAATAgtctataatattatacctTTTACATTCgcttcattataatttatttatacaaaattcaaTCAGTCTCTTTAGCCGATGTCTCTTCATCGTTTTCGTTGTCGTCACCAAATCTTCGTAATCCATAACCATTACCTGTGTTACCTAAGTAATAGTTGCCATTAAATTGATTTCCAAAGGGTTTGTTATAAGGTCCAAATCCGTTGTTATATGGTCCGTAATTGTTGTTGTATGGTCCATAACCGTTGTTGTAGGGACCAAAACCGTTGTTGTTGGGCCCATAACCGTTGTTATAGGGTCCATATCCGTTGTTGTATTGTCCTGAGTGTGGTCCATTGTTGGGGAAGCCGTTATACTGATTGTACTGGTTGTATGGTGGGATGAAATCTGTGCCGTATCCACCAGACGCAGATGATTGTGATTGACTGATTCCTATGTTAATAGGTGGGTATCCTTGATAACCTTGATAGCCGCCCTGATAGCCACCCTGATAGCCACCCTGATAGCCACCTTGGTAACCACCATAGCCTAAACCTCCGCCGCAGGAACCCAAATGGcatttatgttttgaaaaagtTCGGCCTTCTGCGTAATTTTGAggttctgaaaaaaaaattaagttaaaaatcCTTATTCCAGGTTTCTATCGTATACTACGAGTTACTGTTAGTTAGGTGTTAGTTAGGTAAAGCATTTAAACTATAG includes the following:
- the LOC125059879 gene encoding pupal cuticle protein Edg-91-like, with the protein product MSKCYLVLCIVLCGWRLVLGAEPQNYAEGRTFSKHKCHLGSCGGGLGYGGYQGGYQGGYQGGYQGGYQGYQGYPPINIGISQSQSSASGGYGTDFIPPYNQYNQYNGFPNNGPHSGQYNNGYGPYNNGYGPNNNGFGPYNNGYGPYNNNYGPYNNGFGPYNKPFGNQFNGNYYLGNTGNGYGLRRFGDDNENDEETSAKETD